The proteins below come from a single Corylus avellana chromosome ca3, CavTom2PMs-1.0 genomic window:
- the LOC132174406 gene encoding uncharacterized protein LOC132174406, with translation MANMKRWIVTYTKHTKQKRKVYQDGFLELDISTNKIILYDDCERLLECRIAKKDEVVSSGETLTFNAYLVDVGDPEGDHKPLSDLNSQGSDKKITEKPGLLKRQKFRNHSVSFGIEDRKNDVEKNKARPTLSPSHKIIRGDTVISIKEDDAPERRGIQE, from the exons ATGGCGAATATGAAGCGCTGGATCGTGACCTACACAAAGCACACGAAGCAGAAGCGCAAAGTTTACCAGGACGGTTTCTTAGAGCTCGACATCTCTACcaacaag ATCATACTCTATGATGATTGCGAGAGGCTCTTGGAATGCAGGATCGCGAAGAAGGATGAAGTAGTTAGCTCTGGTGAAACACTGACATTCAATGCTTATCTTGTTGATGTGGGTGATCCTGAGGGAGATCATAAGCCTCTATCTGATTTGAATTCACAAGGAAGTGATAAGAAAATCACTGAGAAACCCGGTTTGCTGAAAAGACAAAAGTTCAGGAATCATTCGGTTTCTTTTGGTATTG AAGATAGAAAGAATGATGTGGAGAAGAATAAAGCACGACCAACTTTGAGCCCTTCGCATAAAATTATCAGAG GTGATACCGTGATTAGCATTAAGGAAGATGATGCCCCGGAGAGAAGGGGCATTCAAGAGTGA